The proteins below come from a single Perca flavescens isolate YP-PL-M2 chromosome 8, PFLA_1.0, whole genome shotgun sequence genomic window:
- the parvb gene encoding beta-parvin isoform X2: protein MAGLLCGTKRKKQVSDLHEEGKNAINAPMLPTGTEIHPEDTLMEENAERIMLDPTSRENLKFKDLLKVLIDWINSELEEDRIIVKDLEEDCYDGQVLQKLFEELSGRKLNVAEVTQSEIGQKQKLQTVLEAVNELLRPHGWTIEWSVDSIHSKNLVAIVYLLVALAMHFQAPIRLPEHVSVQVVVIKKREGILQTALVTKELTSTTEMMMGRFERDAFDTLLDHAPDKLNVVKTSLITFVNKHLNKLNLEVTELESQFADGVYLILLMGLLEDYFVPLYNFFLTPESFEQKVHNVAFAFELMQDGGLKKPKARPEDVVNLNLKSTLRVLYNLFTNYKNSD, encoded by the exons ATGGCGGGGCTGCTGTGTGGGACCAAGAGGAAGAAACAAG TGAGTGATCTCCATGAGGAGGGGAAGAATGCCATCAATGCTCCCATGCTTCCTACAGGGACAGAAATCCATCCAGAGGACACACTGATgg AGGAAAACGCTGAGAGGATCATGTTGGACCCAACATCGCGGGAAAATCTTAAATTTAAAGATCTTTTGAAG GTCCTGATTGACTGGATCAACAGTGAGTTGGAGGAAGACAGGATCATAGTCAAAGACCTGGAGGAAGACTGTTATGATGGACAAGTGCTCCAGAAGTTATTTG AAGAGTTGTCAGGCAGGAAGCTGAACGTGGCCGAGGTGACCCAGTCAGAGATCGGCCAAAAGCAGAAGCTTCAGACGGTTTTGGAGGCCGTCAACGAACTGCTGAGGCCTCACGGCTGGACCATTGAGTGGAGTGTGGACT CTATTCATTCAAAGAACCTGGTGGCTATTGTCTACCTGCTGGTGGCTCTCGCGATGCATTTCCAGGCCCCCATCAGACTGCCTGAGCATGTTTCTGTGCAGGTGGTCGTCATCAAG AAACGAGAGGGCATCCTGCAGACGGCTCTTGTGACCAAGGAGCTGACAAGCACCACAGA aatgatGATGGGAAGGTTTG AGAGGGATGCGTTTGACACTTTGTTGGATCACGCACCTGACAAGCTCAACGTGGTGAAAACG TCTCTCATCACCTTCGTGAACAAACACCTGAACAAGCTGAACCTGGAAGTTACTGAGCTGGAATCTCAG tttgCTGATGGCGTGTACCTGATATTGCTGATGGGGCTGCTAGAAGACTACTTTGTCCCTCTGTACAACTTCTTCCTCACTCCTGAGAGCTTTGAACAGAAG GTCCACAATGTGGCGTTTGCCTTTGAGCTGATGCAGGATGGAGGCCTGAAGAAACCCAAAGCCAGACCAGAAG ATGTTGTCAACCTGAACCTCAAGTCCACCCTCCGAGTCCTCTACAACCTGTTCACCAACTACAAAAACTCTGATTGA